The Candidatus Cloacimonadota bacterium genome window below encodes:
- a CDS encoding NAD(P)H-hydrate dehydratase, which yields MYILSRQEMVDIDTVTIREWGLDARILMEYAGSGSAEIIHELLPDKGEVAIFCGHGNNGGDGFVVARCLKNKGFCPIVFLIGSTDKMSSETAANYKLLTKMKIPVYHISNLEEWEDLTDDYFYDSETTFEAIIDALYGIGFQGKLPDMTALILEKLNDINTLKFAIDIPSGLDTDSGWTEHAFRADITLTMAAPKYGHYLGKGREYCGIVIPIDIGIPLDVWTDKQPAACLVTDDNVIYPERQPYYHKGDYGRVAIIAGSPGFSGAAVLAAEAALHSGSGLITLFHHQGMENIYETNLIEVMTRTLPFSEEDDLIKNNFLADELVELPEIKKFLETLDLFDVLLIGPGLGMTPLSIALVNMITKVWQKPALYDADALNILAHYPHWLKRLEQRPVILTPHIGEFARISQVSNQEVLQDSMTAINKFLSEYDVNLLLKGVTRLFANRSQKVFDISGNDGLATGGSGDVLSGIIVSFLGQKLSPAEAAVSGSYLLGTTAEKCAEFKQTPAITPSDIIDYMFEED from the coding sequence ATGTACATTCTGTCCAGACAAGAAATGGTTGATATAGACACAGTCACCATCAGAGAATGGGGACTTGATGCCCGTATTTTAATGGAATATGCCGGCAGCGGCTCTGCCGAGATCATTCATGAACTACTACCTGATAAAGGTGAAGTCGCTATCTTCTGTGGTCACGGCAATAATGGCGGTGACGGTTTCGTTGTTGCCCGTTGTCTTAAAAACAAAGGCTTCTGCCCAATCGTTTTCTTGATCGGCTCTACCGATAAAATGTCGTCCGAAACCGCAGCCAACTATAAACTCCTCACCAAAATGAAGATCCCGGTCTATCATATCTCCAACCTTGAAGAGTGGGAGGATCTGACAGACGATTACTTCTATGATTCCGAGACCACCTTTGAGGCAATAATCGATGCCCTCTACGGTATCGGTTTCCAGGGTAAGTTGCCCGACATGACCGCCCTGATCCTTGAAAAACTAAATGATATCAATACCCTCAAGTTCGCCATAGATATCCCCAGCGGATTAGATACCGATTCCGGCTGGACTGAACACGCCTTCCGTGCCGATATCACCCTCACTATGGCAGCACCCAAGTATGGACACTATTTAGGCAAAGGGAGAGAATACTGCGGTATCGTCATCCCGATAGATATCGGTATCCCTCTCGATGTCTGGACCGACAAACAACCGGCTGCCTGTCTGGTCACTGATGACAATGTCATCTATCCCGAACGTCAACCTTATTATCATAAAGGAGATTATGGCAGAGTAGCCATCATTGCCGGTTCTCCCGGCTTTTCCGGTGCAGCAGTTCTCGCTGCCGAGGCAGCCCTACACTCCGGCAGCGGCTTGATCACCCTCTTTCATCATCAGGGTATGGAAAACATCTACGAGACCAACCTCATCGAAGTAATGACCAGAACACTACCCTTCTCTGAAGAAGATGACCTGATCAAGAACAATTTCCTTGCCGATGAGCTGGTTGAACTGCCCGAAATAAAGAAGTTTTTAGAAACCCTTGACCTCTTCGATGTACTCCTCATCGGACCCGGCTTGGGAATGACACCGCTCTCCATTGCCCTGGTCAATATGATCACCAAAGTTTGGCAGAAACCTGCCCTCTATGATGCCGATGCCCTCAATATCCTGGCTCATTATCCTCACTGGCTGAAACGGCTCGAACAGAGACCGGTCATTCTCACCCCTCATATCGGAGAATTTGCCCGGATCTCTCAGGTCTCTAATCAAGAGGTCCTGCAAGACAGCATGACAGCCATCAACAAGTTCCTCTCCGAATATGACGTTAATCTGCTGCTCAAAGGGGTAACCCGTCTCTTTGCCAACCGCTCTCAAAAGGTCTTTGATATCTCCGGCAATGACGGACTGGCAACCGGTGGCAGTGGCGATGTCCTCTCCGGCATCATCGTCTCTTTCTTAGGCCAGAAACTCTCCCCCGCCGAAGCTGCTGTCTCCGGCTCTTACCTCCTCGGCACTACCGCCGAAAAATGTGCCGA